The genomic DNA GAAAAGCAATTGAACTGGCAGGTATTACCTGCGACGATGTGAAACTTATTATTCCACATCAGGCAAATGTCAGAATTGTAGAAGCAGTAGCAAAACAATTAAATGTGCCGATGGAAAAGGTTTTCTTGAATATCCAGAAATACGGTAACACATCCGCGGCAACAACACCAATTGCTCTTGAAGAGGCAATTTACGAGGGCAAAGTAAAAAAAGGCGATATCGTGGTTCTCGTCGCTTTCGGCGGCGGATTAACTTGGGGTGCTACAGTAATAAAATTGTAAATTACGAATATTTTCCGAATCAAAATCCAAATAACCCCGAATAACTATTTGTTTGTATTCGGGTTCATTCGGGTTGATATTCGGGCGATATTTGGGAGTAAGGAGTGAATAATGGCTAAAATTGCAGTTGTTTTTCCAGGACAGGCATCGCAATATGTCGGAATGGGCAAAGAGTTTTATGAGAAATATTCGGTTGCAAAAGAAGTTTTTGATAAAGCAAACGAGATTCTTGGATATGACCTAAAAAAAATTATTTTTGAAGGTCCGATGGATTTGTTGACCCAAACGATTCATACCCAACCTGCTGTATTTATCACAAGTATCGCCTGCCTTAAGGTTTTTACTAACCACTATCCACTATCCACTATCCACTGCCTTTCCGCAGGACACAGCCTCGGCGAATATTCAGCACTGGTTGCAGCAGATGTTCTATCGTTTGAAGACGGCTTGAAACTTGTCAATAAACGTGCAGAATTTATCCAAGCTGATTGCGAAAGAACTAAAGGCACAATGCTCGCTATTTTAGGTGCTGAAAAAAATACTGTTGAAGAAATTTGTGCCGAAGCAGGAAAAACGGGTGTTTGTGAGGCGGTAAATTTTAACGCGCCTGGACAGATTGTTATTTCTGGAGAAATTACAGCAATAGAAAAAGCAAAAGAACTATGTAACCCCCGACTTCAGTCGGGGGTGAGCGAAGCGAATAAGAAAAAAATAAAAACAATACCACTTGCTGTCTCCGGGGCGTTCCATTCATCTCTTATGAAAGAAGCCGCACAAAAAATGGCAGAAGAACTGAACAAATATAATTTTAATAATCCGAAATTTCCAGTTGTTACAAACTGTGATGCCGAAATAACAACAGATGGCTCAAAAATCCCAGAAAAACTTACCAAACAGATTGCTTCACCAGTATTATGGAATGATTCTATAAATAAAATAATATCTAACGGTGTATCTACATTCGTAGAACTCGGACCTAAAAATGTTTTATCCGGTATGATTAAAAAAATCTCACCAGAAACAAAAACATTCAACATAGAAAACGAAACAACACTAAATCAAACATTGGAACAACTTAAAATATGAAAGACAATTCAGTTTATTTGGGGGAGGAACATAAAATGTGTGAACAGAAACTAAAAGACAAGATTGCGATAGTTACAGGCGGGGCACAGGGTATTGGCAAAGCGATTGCTGAAAAACTTGCAGATAATGGCTGTAAGGTTGTGATTGTTGATGTTCAAGAAGAAATTGCAAAAAATATCGCAGATGAAATTACAAAATTAAAAAATATAGAAACACTCGCATTAAAAATAGATGTCTCCTCATCAGCAGAAACAGAACAGATGGTAAAAAAAACTGTTGAAAAATTTGGAAAAATTGATATAATAATTAATAATGCAGGAATTACCAGAGATAATCTATTAATTAGAATGTCAGACGAGGAATGGGATAAGGTTCTGGCAATCAACTTAAAAGGTGTTTTTAATTGCTCAAAAGC from Elusimicrobiota bacterium includes the following:
- the fabD gene encoding ACP S-malonyltransferase, whose protein sequence is MAKIAVVFPGQASQYVGMGKEFYEKYSVAKEVFDKANEILGYDLKKIIFEGPMDLLTQTIHTQPAVFITSIACLKVFTNHYPLSTIHCLSAGHSLGEYSALVAADVLSFEDGLKLVNKRAEFIQADCERTKGTMLAILGAEKNTVEEICAEAGKTGVCEAVNFNAPGQIVISGEITAIEKAKELCNPRLQSGVSEANKKKIKTIPLAVSGAFHSSLMKEAAQKMAEELNKYNFNNPKFPVVTNCDAEITTDGSKIPEKLTKQIASPVLWNDSINKIISNGVSTFVELGPKNVLSGMIKKISPETKTFNIENETTLNQTLEQLKI
- the fabG gene encoding 3-oxoacyl-[acyl-carrier-protein] reductase, producing the protein MCEQKLKDKIAIVTGGAQGIGKAIAEKLADNGCKVVIVDVQEEIAKNIADEITKLKNIETLALKIDVSSSAETEQMVKKTVEKFGKIDIIINNAGITRDNLLIRMSDEEWDKVLAINLKGVFNCSKAVAKIMMKQRSGKIVNIASVVGLMGNAGQANYSASKGGVVALTKTLARELASRNINVNAVAPGFIKTAMTDKLSDDQKKKLTDLIPLLRLGEPQDVANVVAFLCSDESSYITGEIISVNGGMYM